One window from the genome of Pseudoliparis swirei isolate HS2019 ecotype Mariana Trench chromosome 24, NWPU_hadal_v1, whole genome shotgun sequence encodes:
- the LOC130190358 gene encoding transmembrane domain-containing protein TMIGD3-like: MILLILVFLLGGCWKTEAMSVTGELGKDVTIKCSHSYAFTNVKYFCKGACLNKVLISSGAKKKNSNDKYSITDEGNTFIVTIFHLTADDSGTYWCGIERIGLDTYKEVVLTVIEGNPQDPDNDLTTTLSSNNLVYIGAGLGVAVLTLAMVLIIFFRHRNKDLHASSGKNRDMVCATVSRKKQVEQHFTTSSSTSNEYQEAEDRTNSSLMPSTVQHRGFKGDHSDDIYSNISGSTVSQIQSDGLFYTTVSFKAHRDSSTEAPGTAALTDSTLKHNATHTSAVYDNV; encoded by the exons ATGATTTTACTCATTTTGGTCTTTCTTCTGGGAG GGTGCTGGAAGACGGAAGCTATGTCAGTGACAGGAGAGTTGGGAAAGGATGTCACAATAAAATGCTCTCACTCGTATGCATTTACCAACGTCAAATACTTTTGCAAGGGAGCGTGCCTAAACAAAGTCCTAATCAGTAGCGGAGCCAAAAAGAAGAATTCAAATGATAAATACAGTATTACAGATGAAGGAAACACATTCATCGTGACCATCTTCCATCTGACGGCGGATGACTCAGGAACTTACTGGTGTGGAATAGAAAGAATTGGTCTGGACACATACAAAGAAGTAGTCCTCACAGTCATAGAGG gaaACCCACAGGATCCGGACAATGACTTGACAACTACTTTGTCCTCTA ATAATCTGGTGTACATTGGAGCGGGTCTCGGGGTGGCCGTGCTGACTCTAGCGATGGTCCTTATTATATTCTTCAGGCATCGAAACAAAGACCTCCACGCATCTTCTG GAAAGAACCGTGACATGGTCTGTGCAACAGTTTCCAGAAAGAAACAAGTTGAACAACACTTCACTACTTCCTCTTCCACATCCAATGAGTATCAAGAAGCAGAAGACAGGACTAACAGCAGCTTAATGCCGTCGACTGTTCAACACAGAGGGTTCAAAGGAGATCACTCGGACGACATCTATTCCAACATCTCTGGTTCAACCGTCTCTCAGATCCAATCAGATGGCCTCTTCTACACCACAGTGAGCTTCAAGGCACACAGAGACAGCAGCACTGAGGCACCTGGCACTGCAGCGCTCACAGACTCCACCCTAAAACACAACGCAACACACACGTCTGCAGTCTATGACAACGTCTGA